In a single window of the Raphanus sativus cultivar WK10039 chromosome 9, ASM80110v3, whole genome shotgun sequence genome:
- the LOC108825997 gene encoding E3 ubiquitin-protein ligase AIP2, producing the protein MGVPSKIYVSESERHIRKPNLLFCYHRPFENPVMFTHLVLSSSQLMAEFHLPSEIENEVEQHPAEDSEENHAVIEDEYLDYIRYLSSRSNHEMETFGTYDEIFGRVLGNSSSTRWPEMVEELPVVNLTAEELKERGLVVCAICREKLSSNERLSELPCRHYYHKDCISSWLTNRNTCPLCRHNVN; encoded by the coding sequence ATGGGAGTGCCATCCAAAATATACGTGTCAGAATCTGAACGGCACATTCGAAAACCTAATCTTCTTTTCTGTTATCATCGACCATTCGAGAACCCAGTCATGTTCACACACCTCGTACTATCTTCTTCACAACTGATGGCAGAGTTTCATCTCCCATCTGAGATCGAAAACGAAGTAGAGCAACATCCAGCAGAAGATTCCGAAGAGAACCATGCTGTCATCGAGGACGAGTACCTCGACTACATCCGTTACTTGTCATCGCGGAGCAACCATGAAATGGAGACTTTTGGGACTTACGATGAAATCTTCGGTCGAGTGCTAGGAAATTCATCTTCCACGCGGTGGCCAGAAATGGTGGAGGAACTACCGGTGGTGAACTTGACGGCTGAGGAACTGAAGGAGAGAGGTTTGGTAGTTTGCGCCATCTGTAGAGAGAAGCTCAGCTCTAATGAGAGACTCTCTGAGCTTCCTTGTCGGCATTATTACCACAAAGACTGTATCTCTAGTTGGTTGACTAACCGGAACACTTGTCCTCTTTGCCGTCACAATGTTAATTAG